The DNA sequence CGGGTGAAAACTTTCCTGCCTGAGCCAATTCCAACAAAATAAACAAGTTTCTTTTATCACCAAGCATCCTAAGTCCAAGATGGTCGGGAAGATAAATCCTGTCCATCATAAAAGCTCTGAATATGGCTGGCGTAACATTCATATCCATTGTTAAAATGATCAAACTGTGTATCACTTTATCGCCTAAACATAGATTCCCATTGGTAAGTGTCAATTCATTCATATCTCCGCCATATGCACCGCCATTTAGTCCAAAATTGGCTAATTCTTCCTTAAACAGCTTGTCAAAAAAGCCCAGGCTTTCTTCTTTTTCGGCTTCATCTTCGATATCCCCCATTTCCATAAACAGGTTAATGGTACTCTGTTTACCCAGCTGTTTAATGATTTGTTCGATAAGGAATTTCATGTAGATCTGTAAGGTGTTCCTTCCCTTGTAATCCAGAACTTTGTCTTTATTTACTAATTCGGGATGGTTATTTCTTATCAGCGATTCAAAACTTTGTATTTGCCATCCTCCTATTGAAGATCCAATATTGGCTTCTAAAACTTTAAACCCGTCTTCTGTAAAAGTCAAATCTAATCTACAGCCTATTTCAAGATCTTTTTTATGACATAACATGGCAAATTCTGCCATCATTTCGTCTCCTGCAAAATAAAATTCTGCCAGTTTTTTTATATCATCATTAAAATACAACGATGGAATTTGTTTTAACAGGCTTGGGATTTTTACAGATAGTGCTGTTAACTCTTGTGTCATTTGTTTATTGATGAGTACCGGCCATCCGCTTACCGGATATTTGTAACTTTTAAATACATCAGGAACGGACTCATGGTTGGTATTTATTCTTGCGGGAATATCTTTAGTGCCTTCAAATTCTAAAAATTTTTCGGAAAGGATTGTATATTCTTCAGTCGTATTTTTTATCATAAAAAAGTGTTTTTATTTTAATGTATATGCTTCTAATTGAACTAAGACAGGTCCAAAAACCTACTCTTGTATTTTATAGTATTCCCCAATAAAGCAAATAGGTTGCTAATAGTATGTTTGAAAAAATCACGGAGAAAATGACACTTCTGGCATCAGTTTTTTTAATGGTTAAAATGTAATACAGCAAGGTCAAAATCAGACACCCTAAAAAGACCAGTACCAACAGAAATATATAGTTGAAGGTTTGCGGCAGACCAAATGCCAGAATGAAATAGTTTTGTTCTGAAACTTTCGTGATGGCCATAAGCAAACATCCGAAAAGTACTAATCCGGTAATAGAAGTAATCGTTATCCCAATCCTTACTATCTTATCCTGAACTGTGGTATATCTCTTTTTGATTAACTTGATAAGGTAGGCAAAAATAAACGCTAACATTACTACTAAAGCTGTTGCTAAAGGGAATAGAAAAATAGGGTCTTGTTCTCCGATACTTTTACCGGTTTTCGCAACTCCTTTGTTAATCGTAATTCCTGTAACTAGTTTTACATTATCGGCTTCCTTAAACCTATTGAGATCCAGTTTTTGTTTCGGATTATCGATGAAACTTTCTACAACCTTGTATCCAATTTTTGTAAAACTAGGAACATGGCCATAGGTTCTGGCCTCGATATAATTGGCTTTACCGAATCTTTGTGCTACTTTTTTTCCGTTATCCAGTGGCGTGATTGGATCAAATTCACCTGAAAAAACCAACACAGGATATGTCGCAGTAGCAAGGTTAGAAAGCGTATTGTCTTTTTTTGCAGCTACTGTGCGATTACTATTCCATGCGTCACACACTTTAAAATCAGATTTGTAGAATGAAATTCCTCCATTTAATCCCTTAAACTGCGATGCGTTTTGCTGATATTTTAAAAAATCATTGTTGGGAAGGGTCTCGTTACAACTCACACAATAATACACGCCATAATCCATCGACAATAAACTTGAGAAAGCACTTACCAGGTTCCCTAAAGATTCTCCTCTTCTTTCATGAAACTGATAAATTAAGAGCGGAATTACTTCTACTAACTTTTTATTGTATAGGGCTTGCTGAACTGCTACTTTAAAATCTTCTGCATTATACGTAAATGTGCCGGAAGGGATTAATGTTTTATCTACTGTCACAGTCAGCGGATTTTTCTCCAGATCGGCAATTACTTCATAGTATATTTTTTCTAAATTGGGATATTGTTTATCGTAGGTCTTGTCACTTTTACAGATTTTAAATACTTTCTGTAAACTCGTCATATAATTTGAAGTATTCTCTACATAATAGGTCGAAATGTCATAAACCGGAGAGTCTAACAGTAATGATTTTACATCCCCGGCAAAATTGTTTGCATATACTTGTGCCATGTAGGTTCCGTATGATACGCCGTATACATTCCAGTTTTTGTACTTTAATGCTGTTTTTAAGGCATGAAGGTCTTTTGCTACAGCTTGGCTGTTGTAAGCGTCGAGGTTGATTCCTCTGTTGATAAGCTCTTGTTTGCAGGACATTGCAGCATTCGTTTTTTGCTTTTCATCTTCTTCTTCTGACTGGTTTTTTGCCAGAATTTCTAAAAATTTCTTTCCTAGTCCCTGATCCAACCTTGGCTGTGAATAGCCAGTCCCACGAACATCAAATAATACAATATCATTATTTTCCCTTAGAGGATGATTCAACCATAACCATATATTATCAATACCACTCGCGCCCGGGCCTCCTTGTATAAAAACTACGGCGTTCGAATCTTTTGCTGTTGCATTCTTTTTTAGTACAGTTACCGCAATTTTTATGGTTTTACCATCATTTGCTCCCCAGGTTTCCGGAACAGTAAGGTAGCCCCAGCTGATTTTTTTGGGATCTGATTTTTTGAATTGAGGCATAAAAGCGGTCCTATTCTCAAAAGTCACGTTTTGCGCCTGCAAATTCCCGATCAGAATTGCAAATAAAAAAGAAATAGTACTAATTGTTTTTCTTAATCTCATAATGTTTATGTTATATTTTTTTCTATTTATTTCAGTTAAAAATTGAATCCTATATCTATTGTTCTTTCTTTTTCAATAGCCAATTCTATGTCTATTTCTTTTAAAGATTGATTGGCGTTTTCTACAATTTCGCGAAGTAGTTTTTCGTATTTTAGTAGTATTAGCTCAATTGTAGCTGCTTCGTACTTTGTGGTATTGTAACTTAGTGTTCCTGCTACATTTCCCTCGTTTACGACAAAGTTGATTAACAAAGGAAGTCTGCTGTAGGAAGTACTCATAGGCGCTATTTCCAGCTGCAACTTTTCATTGATCACAATGTTTGTGTAGCTGAACGAAGGGTTTTGCAATACCAACAGTACGTCTAATCGCAATTTATTCTGTAGGACTTCGGGTAGATCCTGGTGTTCATCAATCTGTAACAGATTTTGGTGCGTTTCTTTTAGTAGTTCACTAAGACTGTTTTCTGAATTTATACGATTCCTCAAAGGCAACGTTTTCGCAAACATTCCAAGTTGATTGTGCAGTTCGGAATTGGTTCTTCCGGAATTAACCGTTCCGATGCAAAAATCTTCTTCTCCGTACATTTTATGCAGGAGCATGCTAAATGTACCGACCAAAAGGGTGTGAAGCGATATATTTTGCTTTTGTGTGAATTCGTTTAATTCCGAAAATGTAAGAGAGTCAAATACAAAATAATGATCTGTTCCTGTATGCTTCTCTTCATAGTCATCGGCATCAAAAGGAATACTGTTTTTCCAGGTATATCTTTCGAGATATGTTTTCCAGAATTTTAAATTGGTCTCATTAGCACTTCTTTGTTGCTCTTGATGCCATACAACATAATCCTTAAATTGAAACTTTAATTTGTGAACCTCTATGTTATTCTGCTGTTCTATTTGTTTGTATTGACTAACAAACTCCTTTACTAAAATTTCTAAAGACCAACCGTCCATAATGATATGATGGGTACAAAATACCAAATAAGAATCCCCGTTTTTCTGATGAAATAATGCCACTCTCAATAATGTTTCCTTTTCTAAATCAAAGGCTTTGTTTACGTACTCCTGTATGGACTTTGTTCGCTCTTTTTCTTCATAGAAAAATTCATCAATTACTACCTGTGTTTGTTCCGATGCAGCAATTTTTTGATTGGGAATTCCTTCTATCTCAATAAAATTTGTTCTTATGATTTCATGTTTCTTTTGCAACTCTAAAAACACTTGCTCTAAAACCGTTTTTTTTATCTGACCATGTACTTTGAATACGGCCGACATATTGTAGGATATCGATTTTTCTTTTAGTTGCGATGCCAGCCATATGTTGTATTGAGAAGACGTAATTGCATAATGCAAACGTTCTGCTACCGGTAGAATCGCGATCGCTTGTACGGTTTCTTTTTGCTCGAGATACTTTGCTAATTTTTGTACGGTAGGATAGTCAAAAATGTCTTTTAAAGTTATTCTGTACTGCAGTTTTTCGTTTATACTGTTTATTAATTTCACTGCATTCAGGGAGTGACCACCAAGCTGGAAAAAATTATCGGTAATGCCAATTTCTGTAGCTGTTCCTAATACCTCATGGTAATACGAACAGAGCTTATTTTCTATTTCTGTTGTTGGTTTCTCATAAGAAAGTGCTGTTTTTTCTGTGGTAATTTTTACCTGTGACAGCGCTTTTCTATCGACTTTTTTATTGGGTGTTAACGGAAATTCGTCTAAAGAAAATAGCGCATGTGGAATCATATATTCCGGTAATTCTTCTCTCAATGTGTTAATGATCTCAGTCGTATTAAAGGTTCCCGTTTGCGCAATTACATAGGCAATTAATACCGCTTCCTGTCCTGCGTTTTGCCTGGCAATTACTATGGCTTCTTTAATATTTTCTATTTGATTTAACTTCGTTTCTATGTCTCCAAGTTCTATGCGATATCCTCTTATTTTGACCTGATTATCGTTGCGTCCCACGAATTCTATTTCCCCTTTTTCATTCCATTTTCCTAAGTCTCCCGTATTGTACATTCTTTCGTTTTCCTTGAAAGCATTTTTAATGAATTTTTCATTGGTCAACTCTTCATTTTTAAAATACCCCTGTGCTAATCCGTCACCACCAATATAAATCGTTCCCACACTACCAACAGGCAGCAATTGCATACAATCGTCGAGTATGTACAATTCGGTGTTGTGAATGGGTTTCCCAATATTTGAGGCTTCATTTGTCTGAGTTACTTTTTTACAGCTGGACCAAATTGTGGTTTCTGTCGGGCCGTACATGTTCCATACTTCAGCAGTAGTTGCTATTAATTTTTCGGCCAGTGTTTCGCTTAACAGATCGCCTCCGCATAAAATTCTGAGCGTTTTATCTCCTTTCCAACCTGCATTATAAAGCATTTGATAAAAGCTTGGAGTCGCCTGAATTATCGTCGGTTTTAGTTCCGTCAACTTTACAACAATAGCCAATGGATCTGCTAAAAGTTCCGGACTAGCAATGTATAGTTTAGCTCCTGAAATTAACGGTGCAAAAAATTCAAGTATAGAGATATCAAACGATTGTGTGGTAACCGAAAATAAATAATCCTGTTCCTCTACTTTAGGTTTGTGTTGTATACTAATTAGAAAATTCAGTAATGCTTTGTGGCTTATGGCTACTCCCTTAGGCTTGCCTGTAGAACCCGAAGTATAGATGATATAGGCTGTAGACACAGCTGCTATTTCTTTTTGTTCCGTTTCTTCTAACTTAATTTCTTCTTTTATAATAACTTCAATATCTATAATACTGTCCTTTAGGTCCAGATTGTGCTTTAGATTTTGGGTTGCTATAATTTGTTGTACGCCACTGTGTTCAATAATATATTCTAAACGTTCTTTTGGAAAAGAGGGGTCTAATGGAATATAAGCACTACCCGACTTTAATATCCCTAATAGGGTCGCCACAAGATTGGCCGAACGATCCATTAAAACTGCAATTGGGGCAATATTTTGTTCCTTATTTATTCGCCGTAAATAAACTGCTATTTGATTGGATAGCGCATCCAGCTCCCTATACGTATATATTCTTTGCTCGTCTACCAGTGCAATTTTGTTCGCATTTTTGCTTACCTGCTCACTAAAAAGAGTCAAAAAAGTAGCCTCGCACGGATAACTAAATTCTGTTTTATTGAAATCTTCTACGACTTCTTTTCTTTCTGATGCGGTCAGGTATTGAAATTTTGAAAGTGATTCAACCGGATTGGCAATTACAGCGGAAAGCAAGGTTTCAAAATGCGTTACCATTTTCAAACTATCGGATGCACTAAAATAATTGACATTATAATCAAAGTCAATTTTAACATCTTCCGATTCATCAAATTCCCGAATATAAATGGCCAAAGCGACACGTTCTGACTGGTGTGACAAGGGTACTACTGTGGTCTCCGAATTGGCAAAATGATCTGCATAATTTTGTTTTTCGTAAGATAAAGTGATATTAAAAAGTCGGTCTTTTTCCTGAAATAACTCCAACTCTTTTATCAGTTTTCCTAATGGGAATCGCTGATGACGATAGTCTTGTCGCAGTTGTTGCTTGATGTTTTTTACCAGATCTCCGAAATTATCTTCAAAATCAAATTGAATTCGCAATGGCGATACGCCCATGAATAATCCCACTGTTTTTTTGAATATCGATTTTCCTCTGTTTAAAACCGGAAGCCCTATTGCGAAATCTGTATTCTGGTGTTTTCTGCCAAAATAAAGGTACAATACGCCTAAAATTACATGAAATGTCGTAGCTCCCAAATCTTTACCAACTTGTTCCAGTTGGTTATAAACAGCCCGTTTGATTATTATTTCCTGTCTTTTGCTTCGATTTGGTTTGTTGTTTTGGTCGATTTTTTCAAATAGTCTTTCGGGAAGCTTTTCAAATTTTTCTTTCCAATACAACTTATCTCCTTCGTAATCTTCGGATATAGCATACGCACTATCGTCTTTTATGAAATCCTTGTACGTAAAAGGATATTCTGTCACTACTTTTCCGAATCTTGAAAGTTCATTATAGTTTTTCACCAATCTTTGGAACATTAAGGAGGTTCCCCATCCATCTGTTATAATATGGTGGTACACTGAGAATAAATAGTGAAGCGTATCATTTACTTTTACCAGAATAAATTTATGCAGTACTTTTTTTTCATTTAATTGAAATGGAATTTCAAACGTATTCTGCATGAATTCGTTGGCCTCAGCATCAGCATTTACTTTAGAGGAGAAATCAACAAACTCCAGTGCCATAACATACTCCTCAATAGTCTCTATTCTTACCTCCGTATCCAATAGATTCAGAATACTTCTATAGGTATCATGCTGATTGATGAGCGCTATATAAGCCTTATTTAATACTTCGAAAACTATTTCTCCTTTAATTATTATTTTTGCTCCTATGTTGTAAATAGGATCTTCAGGATACATCAGTTGTTCAAAATAAACATCTTGTTGTGGAAGTGTGAGTTTCATTTTTTTTAGTTTTAAAACAATTATAAGAATCAAATCCCCTGTCATCTTCGTTGCTTTGAAGACTCTAAAAATGCCTTATCGACCCGGGCATTTAAACAAAAAAGGGTTACACCCAAAGATTTTCGGTTAGTTCTTCTTTTGTAGTTGTTTTTAAATCTCTCACAATTTTTCCGTAATCAAATTTTACAATTCGGTCTGCAAGATGAAAATAAGCATCATCGTGCGTCACCGCTATTATTGTTTTTCCTTCTTCTTTAAGTTTGGGGATTAATTGTTCGTAGAAATATTTTCTAAAATGAGGATCCTGATCTGCGGCCCATTCGTCAAGTACCAATACCGGTTTTTTCTCCAGCAAAGCAAAAATTAGCGACATTCGTTTGCTTTGACCTTTAGAGAATCTTCTTCTGGCGGACTCTTCTTTGTCGTTTTCAACAACTCCGTTTAATTGCATCGTTTTTAGCAATGCGGCATATTCCTCATTGTTTTCAAGCTGGTAATCATCATAGTTATGAGAGAACAGGTGATTGTCTGTAAATACGGCCGAAATTAAACTTTGTGTTATTTCGGTAACGTCTGCTTTCTCTTCTCCATTCATTAACATAGATCCTCCGGTTGGCTTGTATAAACCGGTAAGCAAATTGATAAAAGTACTTTTACCGGATCCGTTACCTCCTACTATAAATATGGTTTCACCTTGCTGTATGTCAAAATTGATTGGGCCTGAAGTAAAGGATGCCGATTCTTCATTTTCATTATGATAAGAAAATGTAATGTCTTTAAAACTTAACGATTGAAAATCTTGTTTTTCCTTGGAATTGGAATTGTACGTATCATCCACAATTTCAAAATCATTAATAAACTTTTTAATTCTTGCATTGGCTACCATAAATCGGGTATACATTTGTTGCAAGTTGATGATGTTATTGATTGGCCCGGATATAAATAATATAATAACCACATAAGAAATCACGTCTGCTCTTGACAGCAGTCCCATTTCCGGAAGGATAAACAGAATTACGGCTACAACAAAATACAATCCGTATTGGCTTATTAGATTGATGGACAAAAAGATATAATTAATTTTAAAATCCAAGTCCATAGATTGGTTTCTGTTTGGAATCAGAAAATTATTCATAA is a window from the Flavobacterium cupriresistens genome containing:
- a CDS encoding alpha/beta fold hydrolase is translated as MRLRKTISTISFLFAILIGNLQAQNVTFENRTAFMPQFKKSDPKKISWGYLTVPETWGANDGKTIKIAVTVLKKNATAKDSNAVVFIQGGPGASGIDNIWLWLNHPLRENNDIVLFDVRGTGYSQPRLDQGLGKKFLEILAKNQSEEEDEKQKTNAAMSCKQELINRGINLDAYNSQAVAKDLHALKTALKYKNWNVYGVSYGTYMAQVYANNFAGDVKSLLLDSPVYDISTYYVENTSNYMTSLQKVFKICKSDKTYDKQYPNLEKIYYEVIADLEKNPLTVTVDKTLIPSGTFTYNAEDFKVAVQQALYNKKLVEVIPLLIYQFHERRGESLGNLVSAFSSLLSMDYGVYYCVSCNETLPNNDFLKYQQNASQFKGLNGGISFYKSDFKVCDAWNSNRTVAAKKDNTLSNLATATYPVLVFSGEFDPITPLDNGKKVAQRFGKANYIEARTYGHVPSFTKIGYKVVESFIDNPKQKLDLNRFKEADNVKLVTGITINKGVAKTGKSIGEQDPIFLFPLATALVVMLAFIFAYLIKLIKKRYTTVQDKIVRIGITITSITGLVLFGCLLMAITKVSEQNYFILAFGLPQTFNYIFLLVLVFLGCLILTLLYYILTIKKTDARSVIFSVIFSNILLATYLLYWGIL
- a CDS encoding non-ribosomal peptide synthetase, which gives rise to MKLTLPQQDVYFEQLMYPEDPIYNIGAKIIIKGEIVFEVLNKAYIALINQHDTYRSILNLLDTEVRIETIEEYVMALEFVDFSSKVNADAEANEFMQNTFEIPFQLNEKKVLHKFILVKVNDTLHYLFSVYHHIITDGWGTSLMFQRLVKNYNELSRFGKVVTEYPFTYKDFIKDDSAYAISEDYEGDKLYWKEKFEKLPERLFEKIDQNNKPNRSKRQEIIIKRAVYNQLEQVGKDLGATTFHVILGVLYLYFGRKHQNTDFAIGLPVLNRGKSIFKKTVGLFMGVSPLRIQFDFEDNFGDLVKNIKQQLRQDYRHQRFPLGKLIKELELFQEKDRLFNITLSYEKQNYADHFANSETTVVPLSHQSERVALAIYIREFDESEDVKIDFDYNVNYFSASDSLKMVTHFETLLSAVIANPVESLSKFQYLTASERKEVVEDFNKTEFSYPCEATFLTLFSEQVSKNANKIALVDEQRIYTYRELDALSNQIAVYLRRINKEQNIAPIAVLMDRSANLVATLLGILKSGSAYIPLDPSFPKERLEYIIEHSGVQQIIATQNLKHNLDLKDSIIDIEVIIKEEIKLEETEQKEIAAVSTAYIIYTSGSTGKPKGVAISHKALLNFLISIQHKPKVEEQDYLFSVTTQSFDISILEFFAPLISGAKLYIASPELLADPLAIVVKLTELKPTIIQATPSFYQMLYNAGWKGDKTLRILCGGDLLSETLAEKLIATTAEVWNMYGPTETTIWSSCKKVTQTNEASNIGKPIHNTELYILDDCMQLLPVGSVGTIYIGGDGLAQGYFKNEELTNEKFIKNAFKENERMYNTGDLGKWNEKGEIEFVGRNDNQVKIRGYRIELGDIETKLNQIENIKEAIVIARQNAGQEAVLIAYVIAQTGTFNTTEIINTLREELPEYMIPHALFSLDEFPLTPNKKVDRKALSQVKITTEKTALSYEKPTTEIENKLCSYYHEVLGTATEIGITDNFFQLGGHSLNAVKLINSINEKLQYRITLKDIFDYPTVQKLAKYLEQKETVQAIAILPVAERLHYAITSSQYNIWLASQLKEKSISYNMSAVFKVHGQIKKTVLEQVFLELQKKHEIIRTNFIEIEGIPNQKIAASEQTQVVIDEFFYEEKERTKSIQEYVNKAFDLEKETLLRVALFHQKNGDSYLVFCTHHIIMDGWSLEILVKEFVSQYKQIEQQNNIEVHKLKFQFKDYVVWHQEQQRSANETNLKFWKTYLERYTWKNSIPFDADDYEEKHTGTDHYFVFDSLTFSELNEFTQKQNISLHTLLVGTFSMLLHKMYGEEDFCIGTVNSGRTNSELHNQLGMFAKTLPLRNRINSENSLSELLKETHQNLLQIDEHQDLPEVLQNKLRLDVLLVLQNPSFSYTNIVINEKLQLEIAPMSTSYSRLPLLINFVVNEGNVAGTLSYNTTKYEAATIELILLKYEKLLREIVENANQSLKEIDIELAIEKERTIDIGFNF
- a CDS encoding cyclic peptide export ABC transporter; this encodes MLKLKPKEIVYLLLYAIPNTVLSFGIVYIINNILAGNERFLKNYMGIVFVSIIVYSYLLNVIFQKKLNKFSFKLLYDNEKHIFSQILKAPLQRLEKLGSQRFFTAVEDLRTFSFLPYTVTHTVNSLLMLVLCLVYMFTLSTLSALIVIALIVLVAGCYFMVMKSMSKQVAQLRGYNENYYKFVDDVMKGFKELKLSFFRRESLMNNFLIPNRNQSMDLDFKINYIFLSINLISQYGLYFVVAVILFILPEMGLLSRADVISYVVIILFISGPINNIINLQQMYTRFMVANARIKKFINDFEIVDDTYNSNSKEKQDFQSLSFKDITFSYHNENEESASFTSGPINFDIQQGETIFIVGGNGSGKSTFINLLTGLYKPTGGSMLMNGEEKADVTEITQSLISAVFTDNHLFSHNYDDYQLENNEEYAALLKTMQLNGVVENDKEESARRRFSKGQSKRMSLIFALLEKKPVLVLDEWAADQDPHFRKYFYEQLIPKLKEEGKTIIAVTHDDAYFHLADRIVKFDYGKIVRDLKTTTKEELTENLWV